Genomic window (Achromobacter sp. B7):
CGCCGGCATGCACACGCTGACCGCGCACATCGTTTGCGAGGGCGCGTCCGACGCCATCGCCTTCTACAAAAAAGCCTTCGGCGCGGAAGAACTGGCGCGCATGCCCGGGCCGGAAGGCAAGGTCATGCACGCCGCCATCCGTATCGGCGATTCGGTGCTGATGCTGATGGACGATTTTCCTCAGTGGGGCAGCCTGGGCCCGAAGGCGCTGAAGGGCTCACCGGTGACGTTGCATCTGTACGTCAAGGACGTGGACGCCTCATTCAAACAGGCGGTGGATGCCGGCGCCACCG
Coding sequences:
- a CDS encoding VOC family protein; the protein is MATPATTPIPAGMHTLTAHIVCEGASDAIAFYKKAFGAEELARMPGPEGKVMHAAIRIGDSVLMLMDDFPQWGSLGPKALKGSPVTLHLYVKDVDASFKQAVDAGATVAMPVADMFWGDRYGQVIDPFGHRWSIATHQFDYTPEEIQQNMAKMGEMSGCGNAD